Below is a genomic region from Rhodohalobacter mucosus.
CCCTTAACGCCTCTTTTTACAAGGCTGCTGAAGATGTTAAGCCGGGCCACGTCCTTGTTGCAGCCCCGGTCGATCACGGTTACCCGATGAAAAAAGGAATCGATGTTGTGTCGCTTTCTGAGTTGCCCGAAAAGGTGCGATCTCTTCTTTAGAATAACTGAAGAACGTGTCGGTGCGAAGGCTTTTGTTAGTTGTCCGTTATTCGTGGTCAGTTGTGGGTTGGAAGTTTTAAAGTGTTTATGTGTTAACGTGTGCAGGTGTTAACGTGTTAATGTTGGCTTTGGAAAGAAGTATTGAGTATTGAGTACTTTTTTGCCTTTTGCCTTTTCACTTTTTCGGTTGATCGGTTGCTCTGTTCGTCGGTTTCTTTCACCTTGTCAGTAGTTCGTGGTCGGTTGTTAGCGGTCCATTGACCATTGTCCATTGACTATCTACCACCACTCGTCTCACTTTCTCTGTTGATCGGTTGTGCGGTTGCGCGGTTGTGCGGTTGCTCATTCCCTCTCCGCGCCCTTCGCGTCGTTGCCTGCCCCGAGACTTCGGTGGCGGTGAATCACCCCGGGTCGATCCGGGTCTCCCAGCCGTCGAAGATGACGCCGAGGTGTTCTGCAAGGAGCTGCATATCGGCGCAGAGTTTGTCGACAGCTGCATCGGTTGTGATGAGATGTTTTTCCGCGATACAGAGGTAGTCGCCTGAATCATCGCAATGCTCACAGCACTCAATCCGGTACCCGTTGTGCTTGAGCCGTGATGCCATTGCATAATTGTTCAAGCCATACACTGGCATTTAGAATACTTCGGTTCGATATTCATTTTTGATTTGCGATATTAACCGAAACGATGAAAGATTTTACAAGAGAAATAGAACCCATTTTAAATCTCAATTCGGACCGATCACATGCCTGGGACGATCGTACACGAGGGAGGGCACCACACAAACCGTTTCTACTATTAAGTATACTCGATGGCATTGATCAGGGATGGATAACTGACAACAGAATTGAATTAAGCCGAGAACTTATAGATACTTTCTTTCTATACTGGAACGCAACAATGGGAACGGATAAGGTTACAACGATTGCCCTTCCGTTCTTTCATATGAAAAGTGAGCCGTTTTGGGAGCTGAAATACCGGGAAGGCGAAAAAGAGTACACGTACTCGCCATCTTTAGGCAGCCTGCAGTCGAGAGTTGAGTATGCAATACTCAAACCTGACCTGTACCGGCTAATGGATATGATGTGGGAGCGGAATGCATTGCGCCAGCTTTTAGCCGGACACTATTTTGATGATGATACAGCCGGACATGTGCTTAAAGTCGCTTCACTAAATTTTGAGGCGAGGCAATACGCCGTTTTGACAGCAAACATGGCAGCCGATCCGTTTATTGCGGATCACAGTAAAAATGTTGAAAGGAAACGTAAGGTGCAGTTTAAGCAGGTCCGTGAAACTGGGTTTTCGATTACAGTCAGAAAGAATTATGAGAATGCATGCGCGTTTTGCCGTTCGCGCGTAGAAACACCTGGCGGTCAAACCCTTGTAGAGGGTGCCCATATCATACCTTGGAGTGAGAGCAACAACGATGACCCCCGGAACGGACTTTCGCTTTGTAGGTCGCATCACTGGATGTTCGATAATATGATGATTACCGTACGGGATGATTACACGATACGAATTTCATCATGGCTCGAGAAAAACCGCAATAGAGTGGAAGAGACTCTAAAACTGAAAAACTGTAAAATTCTGCTTCCTGTTCAGGAAATGTTCTTCCCACACAGAGTAGCACTTCTGCATCATAATGAGCGGTTCGAAGTCTTTCACAAAAAAAATTAATGAACCAATCGATGAGAAGCGTATTCACCGAAATATTGCACGATCAATGGTTACACCGCAGCACTCTATTTTTCATTGTGCCCGATAAATACCCAGTTAGCCCTGGACATCTGCTCATCATTTCAAGACGGGACTGCACAAACTTTTTTGATCTGACCAAGGAGGAGCAAGCAGAATTGCCATCACTCATCCTGAAAGCGAAAGAGTTGATTGAACAAACCCACTCCCCCGACGGCTACAATATCGGCATGAACTGCGGCGAAGCGGCCGGACAGACCG
It encodes:
- a CDS encoding HIT family protein; the encoded protein is MRSVFTEILHDQWLHRSTLFFIVPDKYPVSPGHLLIISRRDCTNFFDLTKEEQAELPSLILKAKELIEQTHSPDGYNIGMNCGEAAGQTVFHFHCHVIPRYEGDMDDPRGGVRHSVKGKGFY
- a CDS encoding HNH endonuclease; its protein translation is MKDFTREIEPILNLNSDRSHAWDDRTRGRAPHKPFLLLSILDGIDQGWITDNRIELSRELIDTFFLYWNATMGTDKVTTIALPFFHMKSEPFWELKYREGEKEYTYSPSLGSLQSRVEYAILKPDLYRLMDMMWERNALRQLLAGHYFDDDTAGHVLKVASLNFEARQYAVLTANMAADPFIADHSKNVERKRKVQFKQVRETGFSITVRKNYENACAFCRSRVETPGGQTLVEGAHIIPWSESNNDDPRNGLSLCRSHHWMFDNMMITVRDDYTIRISSWLEKNRNRVEETLKLKNCKILLPVQEMFFPHRVALLHHNERFEVFHKKN
- a CDS encoding ribonuclease E inhibitor RraB, producing MASRLKHNGYRIECCEHCDDSGDYLCIAEKHLITTDAAVDKLCADMQLLAEHLGVIFDGWETRIDPG